The Populus trichocarpa isolate Nisqually-1 chromosome 11, P.trichocarpa_v4.1, whole genome shotgun sequence genome has a segment encoding these proteins:
- the LOC127904043 gene encoding stemmadenine O-acetyltransferase-like: MDVSIISRELIKPSSPSIHHLLPFKLSLLDQLLPTTYVPMVFFYPRNNNQDFKGLQISIQLKRSLSQTLSTFYPLSGRVRNNSIIDNYEKGAPFVETRVKGSLFDFLIQPQLNSLNKFLPCQPFGYQSDPEATPQVAIQVNTFDCGGTALGLCFSHKIIDVATAIAFLDSWAANTRGHYLEQINPALFEASSRFPPQNKFLVQFPLWVAENYLFKEGNVTKRFVFDADAIATLRAKAKSKRVPNPSRTETLTAFIWKSCTEACRSLCALPRPSVSLHAVNIRQRTKPSFSRYSIGNLWWRSLTACELADTKIELNDLVSLTRESFTNINDDLLKDFQGENGLQGISESLLKQLVGIGSRNPEIFLFSSWLNFDLNDVDFGWGKPIWVGLTGEVGRPSGWANATFFKQTGRNNEIEVWMTLNEKIMSVVERNPEFLEFSTPNPSIFMPHVSP, encoded by the coding sequence ATGGACGTCAGTATCATTTCAAGAGAGCTCATCAAACCCTCTTCGCCATCCATCCATCACCTCTTACCGTTCAAGCTGTCCCTTTTGGATCAGCTTTTACCCACAACTTATGTTCCGATGGTTTTCTTCTACCCAAGAAATAACAATCAAGATTTCAAAGGTTTACAAATCTCAATTCAACTAAAGAGATCACTGTCCCAAACACTATCCACCTTTTACCCTTTATCTGGGAGGGTGAGAAACAACTCTATTATAGACAACTACGAGAAGGGTGCTCCATTTGTTGAAACCAGAGTGAAGGGGAGTTTGTTCGATTTTCTTATACAACCTCAGCTAAATTCACTGAATAAATTTCTTCCATGCCAACCATTCGGCTATCAATCAGATCCAGAAGCAACACCTCAAGTAGCCATACAAGTTAACACATTTGATTGTGGTGGGACGGCACTCGGTCTCTGCTTTTCACACAAGATCATCGATGTAGCTACGGCGATTGCGTTCCTCGACAGCTGGGCAGCCAACACACGAGGTCATTACCTTGAGCAAATAAATCCTGCTCTTTTTGAGGCGTCATCCCGATTTCCTCCGCAAAATAAATTCTTAGTTCAATTTCCTTTGTGGGTGGCGGAAAACTATTTGTTCAAAGAAGGAAATGTCACCAAGAGATTCGTTTTTGATGCCGATGCCATTGCCACTCTAAGGGCTAAGGCTAAAAGCAAACGCGTGCCGAATCCATCTCGCACTGAAACACTGACTGCCTTTATTTGGAAATCCTGCACGGAAGCTTGTAGGTCGTTATGCGCTCTGCCAAGGCCGTCTGTCTCTCTACATGCAGTGAATATAAGACAAAGAACAAAACCTAGCTTTTCAAGATACTCTATTGGAAACCTATGGTGGCGTTCACTGACAGCCTGTGAGTTGGCTGATACCAAGATAGAGTTGAATGATTTGGTGAGCTTAACTAGAGAATCTTTCACTAATATAAACGATGATCTCCTCAAGGATTTTCAGGGTGAGAACGGGCTTCAAGGCATATCTGAGTCGTTGCTGAAACAACTGGTGGGTATAGGCTCGAGAAAcccagaaatatttttattttctagttggcTTAACTTTGATTTAAATGATGTCGATTTTGGATGGGGAAAACCTATATGGGTGGGTCTTACAGGAGAAGTTGGACGCCCTTCAGGGTGGGCGAATGCTACTTTCTTCAAACAGACTGGACGAAACAATGAAATTGAGGTGTGGATGaccttaaatgaaaaaataatgtctGTGGTAGAGCGTAACCCTGAGTTCCTCGAATTCTCTACTCCAAATCCTAGTATTTTCATGCCTCATGTATCaccttaa
- the LOC18103380 gene encoding probable disease resistance protein At4g27220: MVDGFWNYVEKKNNGFACKFCEFEFAARTSVTRIKSHLSGIKGLGVSICNRVPDDVKEAACLAIQGGKKRRKPMSSSSNDVLVPNPERDVEMTPMAAQRLHQLVEGGNLSGIEIGNWVDSMIGGEIVIIDQGRAPEVSEAHPAKGKAFQTTELVGRAFERNVSEIWSWLMKDDVLSIGIYGIGGVGKTSLLRHINDQLLQRPSSFQNVFWITVTQDFSIYKLQNLIAKAVDLDLSNEEDEKKRAVNLSNGLIAKKKFVLILDDLWNHFSPEKVGVPVGVDGCKLILTSRSLRVCRQMCCQEKIKVEPLSEDEAWTLFMEKLGLNVELPSEVIEIAKSVAKECTGFPLWIITMAGSMRQVDDIGQWRNAMEKLKASKIGKGDMEADIFKIIEFSYMNLNDSALQQAFLYCALFPVDSGISREDLVEYMIVEGIVAKRKSRQAESDKGHAMLNKLENACLIESCTREGYRCVRMNTLVRDMAIKIQKVSSQAMVESGAQLEKLPDIEKWTEDLVRVSLMKNYITEIPASYSPRCPNLSTLLLSQNYMLRSIEGSFFTQLNGLAVLDLSNTGIKSLPGSISNLVCLTTLLLRRCQQLRQVPTLAKLTALKKLDLVHTQLEELPEGMKLLSNLRYLDLSHTRLKQLSAGILPKLCRLQVLKVLLSSETQVTLKGEEVACLKRLEALECNFCDLIEFSKYVKSWEDTQPPRAYYFIVGPAVPSLSGIHKTELNNTVRLCNCSINIEADLVTLPKTIQALEIVQCHDMTSLCAVSSMKHAIKLKSLVIWDCNGIECLLSLSSISADTLQSLETLCLSSLKNLCGLFSRQRAPPPLFPSNGTFSSLKTCKIFGCPSMKELFPAGVLPNLQNLEVIEVVNCNKMETIIAGGGGRIMSEESNFSLSNTSAVSSTDISLPKLKLLTLICLPELQIICNDVMICSSLEEINAVDCLKLKTIPISLPLPCLQKIKVKAYPKKWWESVEWRY, from the coding sequence atggttgatggattttggaattatgttgagaagaaaaataatggtttcGCCTGTAAGTTTTGTGAGTTTGAATTTGCAGCGCGCACTTCAGTTACTAGGATTAAATCACATTTATCAGGAATTAAAGGGCTTGGCGTTAGCATATGTAATCGAGTGCCTGATGATGTTAAAGAGGCAGCCTGTCTAGCAATTCAAGGTGGCAAGAAAAGACGTAAACCCATGTCAAGTTCAAGTAATGATGTGCTAGTTCCAAATCCAGAGAGAGATGTAGAAATGACACCAATGGCTGCTCAGAGATTACATCAACTGGTGGAAGGTGGAAATCTTTCAGGTATAGAAATAGGAAATTGGGTAGACAGTATGATTGGAGGAGAGATTGTGATTATCGATCAAGGTAGAGCTCCTGAAGTGAGTGAAGCACATCCAGCTAAAGGAAAAGCATTTCAGACAACAGAGCTAGTGGGTCGTGCTTTTGAAAGAAATGTAAGTGAGATCTGGTCGTGGTTAATGAAGGATGATGTCTTAAGTATTGGTATTTACGGGATAGGCGGTGTTGGCAAAACGTCATTGTTGAGACATATCAATGATCAGCTTCTACAAAGACCAAGCTCTTTCCAGAATGTTTTTTGGATTACTGTAACGCAAGATTTCAGCATTTATAAATTGCAGAATCTCATCGCCAAAGCTGTTGATTTAGATCTTTCAAATGAAGAGGATGAGAAGAAAAGAGCTGTGAATTTGTCAAATGGATTGATTGCGAAAAAGAAATTTGTTCTCATTCTAGATGATTTGTGGAATCATTTTTCTCCAGAGAAGGTGGGCGTACCTGTTGGAGTCGATGGATGCAAGTTGATTCTGACTAGTAGATCATTAAGAGTTTGTAGACAGATGTGCTGCCAGGAGAAAATAAAAGTGGAGCCACTTAGCGAGGATGAAGCTTGGACTTTGTTTATGGAGAAACTTGGTCTTAATGTTGAACTTCCTTCAGAAGTTATAGAGATTGCAAAATCTGTTGCAAAGGAATGTACTGGTTTTCCACTTTGGATAATAACAATGGCAGGAAGCATGAGGCAAGTGGATGATATAGGTCAGTGGAGGAATGCAATGGAGAAATTAAAAGCTTCAAAAATTGGGAAGGGTGACATGGAGGCTGATATATTCAAGATAATAGAGTTCAGTTATATGAACTTGAACGATTCAGCTTTGCAACAAGCTTTCTTATACTGTGCATTGTTTCCTGTAGATTCCGGAATCAGTAGAGAGGACTTAGTAGAGTATATGATCGTTGAGGGAATCGTAGCAAAAAGGAAGAGCAGACAAGCAGAATCTGATAAGGGCCATGCCAtgcttaataaacttgaaaatgcCTGCTTAATAGAAAGTTGTACACGGGAAGGTTATAGATGCGTCCGAATGAATACCTTGGTTAGGGATATGGCCATCAAAATACAGAAAGTGAGCTCTCAAGCCATGGTTGAATCTGGTGCACAGTTAGAGAAATTACCGGACATAGAGAAATGGACAGAGGATCTAGTGCGAGTTTCCTTAATGAAAAATTACATAACTGAAATTCCTGCTAGCTATTCACCAAGATGTCCCAATCTTTCTACTTTATTGTTATCTCAAAATTACATGCTGCGGTCGATTGAAGGTTCTTTTTTCACACAATTGAATGGACTCGCAGTTCTTGATCTTTCAAATACAGGTATTAAAAGTTTGCCAGGCTCCATATCTAATCTGGTGTGCCTCACTACATTATTACTCAGGAGGTGTCAACAGCTGAGGCAAGTACCAACATTAGCAAAGCTTACAGCATTGAAGAAGTTGGACCTGGTTCACACACAACTTGAAGAATTGCCTGAAGGCATGAAATTGTTGTCCAATCTTAGGTATCTTGACCTCAGTCATACTAGACTAAAACAGTTGTCTGCTGGGATATTACCTAAACTCTGCCGTCTGCAAGTTCTCAAAGTTCTCTTGTCATCGGAAACTCAGGTGACACTTAAAGGAGAGGAAGTAGCATGCTTGAAGAGGTTGGAAGCTTTGGAATGCAATTTTTGTGATCTCATTGAATTTAGCAAGTATGTCAAGTCTTGGGAAGATACACAGCCACCGAGAGCTTACTATTTTATAGTAGGACCTGCGGTTCCTTCTCTCTCTGGAATACACAAGACGGAGTTAAATAATACAGTTCGGTTGTGTAACTGTAGTATCAACATAGAAGCAGATTTGGTGACACTTCCAAAAACCATTCAAGCCCTGGAAATTGTGCAATGCCACGACATGACGAGCTTATGTGCTGTTTCTTCAATGAAACATGcaataaaactaaaatccttGGTAATTTGGGATTGTAATGGAATAGAGTGCTTGCTTTCGTTGTCCAGTATCTCCGCCGATACACTCCAAAGCCTTGAGACTCTATGTCTTAGCAGTTTGAAAAACTTGTGTGGCCTCTTTAGCAGACAAAGAGCTCCTCCACCACTATTTCCATCCAACGGTACCTTTTCCAGTCTCAAAACATGTAAGATATTCGGGTGTCCAAGTATGAAGGAGCTGTTCCCTGCTGGCGTGCTGCCAAACCTACAAAACCTGGAAGTGATTGAAGTCGTAAATTGCAACAAAATGGAGACGATAAtagcaggaggaggaggaagaatcATGAGTGAAGAAAGCAATTTTAGTTTAAGCAACACTTCTGCTGTTAGCAGCACTGACATCAGTCTCCCAAAGTTGAAGCTTTTGACATTGATATGCTTACCAGAACTGCAAATCATTTGTAATGATGTAATGATCTGTAGTTCCCTTGAAGAAATCAATGCAGTTGACTGTCTGAAGCTAAAGACAATACCGATCTCGCTTCCCCTTCCTTGtcttcaaaaaatcaaagtcaaggCATATCCAAAAAAATGGTGGGAATCAGTAGAATGGCGTTATTGA
- the LOC7460849 gene encoding probable disease resistance protein At4g27220: MEMEDWIESMRGGELVVIDEAGRSTVSQGQGGDLLDTENLTESITVEGYMLINQGRVSSEGQETDVSDVGVEDLTDGFIMVADESRVSEGLDTHKAKGEALLTTELAGQGFDKNREMIWSWLMKDEVSSIGIYGMGGVGKSSLATHIHNQLLQRPTSFKHVFWITVSQDFSISKLQYLIAKAINLNLSNEDDEKKRAAKLYKALVAKGKSVLILDDLWNHFHLEKVGIPVEVNMCKLILTTRSLEVCRRMGCQERIKVELLTKEEAWTLFKEKLGHDAALSPEVEQMAKLVAAECACLPLGIITMAGSMRGVDDLYEWRNALTELKQSEVRPHDMEPEVFHILRFSYMRLNDSALQQCLLYCAFFPEGFTMDREDLIGYLIDEGIIQPMKSRQAEFDKGQAMLNNLENACLLQSYIRKENYRCFKMHDLIRDMALQKLRENSPIMVEVRERLKELPGKDEWKEDLVRVSLMENRLKEIPSSCSPMCPKLSTLFLNSNIELEMIADSFFKHLQGLKVLNLSSTAIPKLPGSFSDLVNLTALYLRRCEKLRHIPSLAKLRELRKLDLRYTALEELPQGMEMLSNLRYLNLHGNNLKELPAGILPNLSCLKFLSINREMGFFKTERVEEMACLKSLETLRYQFCDLSDFKKYLKSPDVSQPLITYFFLIGQLGVDPTMDYLLYMTPEEVFYKEVLLNNCNIGEKGRFLELPEDVSALSIGRCHDARSLCDVSPFKHAPSLKSFVMWECDRIECLVSKSESSPEIFERLESLYLKTLKNFFVLITREGSATPPLQSNSTFAHLKSLTIGACPSMKNLFSLDLLPNLKNLEVIEVDDCHKMEEIIAIEEEEEGTMVKDSNRSSNRNTVTNLSKLRALKLSNLPELKSIFHGVVICGSLQEILVVNCPELKRIPLFDPVLGIGQIPLRRIQAYPKEWWERVEWGNSNSKNVLQPLCVLQEALYY; encoded by the exons ATGGAAATGGAAGATTGGATAGAGAGTATGAGAGGGGGGGAGTTGGTGGTTATTGATGAAGCTGGTAGATCAACAGTTTCTCAAGGGCAAGGAGGAGATCTTTTAGACACAGAAAATTTGACAGAGAGCATAACTGTAGAAGGGTATATGCTTATCAACCAAGGTAGAGTTTCGTCGGAAGGGCAAGAGACAGATGTTTCAGATGTGGGAGTGGAGGATTTGACGGATGGCTTCATTATGGTTGCCGACGAAAGTAGGGTTTCTGAAGGGCTTGATACACATAAAGCTAAAGGAGAAGCATTACTGACAACAGAGCTGGCAGGTCAGGGTTTTGACAAAAATAGGGAGATGATCTGGTCTTGGTTGATGAAGGATGAAGTCTCAAGTATTGGCATTTATGGGATGGGCGGTGTTGGTAAATCATCATTGGCAACGCATATCCATAATCAGCTTCTACAAAGACCAACTTCTTTCAAGCATGTGTTTTGGATTACTGTATCACAAGATTTTAGCATCAGTAAATTGCAGTATCTTATTGCCAAAGCTATTAATTTAAATCTTTcaaatgaagatgatgagaagAAAAGAGCTGCCAAGTTGTATAAAGCATTAGTTGCAAAGGGAAAATCTGTTCTCATTCTAGATGATTTGTGGAATCATTTTCATCTAGAAAAGGTGGGCATACCTGTTGAAGTGAACATGTGCAAGCTGATTCTCACAACTCGATCATTGGAAGTTTGCAGGCGGATGGGTTGCCAAGAGAGAATCAAAGTAGAGCTTCTTACTAAGGAAGAAGCTTGGACTTTGTTCAAGGAGAAACTTGGGCATGATGCTGCACTCTCTCCTGAAGTTGAACAGATGGCAAAATTGGTTGCAGCTGAATGTGCTTGTCTGCCACTTGGGATTATAACAATGGCAGGAAGCATGAGGGGAGTGGATGACTTGTATGAGTGGAGGAATGCGTTGACAGAATTGAAACAATCAGAAGTTAGGCCACATGACATGGAACCTGAGGTATTCCATATTTTGAGATTTAGTTACATGCGCTTGAATGACTCAGCATTGCAACAGTGCCTCTTATACTGTGCATTCTTTCCAGAGGGTTTCACTATGGATAGAGAGGACCTGATAGGGTATTTGATTGATGAGGGGATAATTCAACCAATGAAGAGCAGGCAGGCAGAATTTGATAAAGGTCAGGCTATGCTTAACAATCTTGAAAATGCCTGCTTATTGCAAAgttatataagaaaagaaaactacaGATGTTtcaagatgcatgacttgatTCGAGATATGGCTCTCCAGAAACTCAGAGAGAACTCCCCAATCATGGTTGAAGTTAGGGAGCGACTAAAAGAATTACCAGGCAAGGATGAGTGGAAAGAGGATCTTGTGAGAGTTTCGTTAATGGAAAATCGCCTCAAGGAAATTCCCTCTAGTTGTTCACCAATGTGTCCCAAACTTTCAACATTATTTCTAAACTCAAATATCGAGCTAGAAATGATTGCAGATTCCTTTTTCAAGCATTTGCAAGGGCTCAAGGTTCTTAATCTATCAAGTACTGCTATCCCGAAATTGCCAGGTTCCTTTTCTGATCTAGTGAATCTCACTGCATTATATCTCAGAAGGTGTGAGAAGCTGAGGCATATACCATCATTAGCAAAGCTTAGGGAGTTGAGGAAATTGGATCTCCGCTATACTGCACTTGAAGAACTGCCTCAAGGCATGGAAATGCTGTCCAATCTCAG GTATCTTAATCTTCATGGAAACAATCTGAAGGAGTTGCCTGCTGGTATATTGCCTAACCTCTCCTGTCTAAAATTCCTCAGCATTAACCGGGAAATGGGCTTTTTCAAGACCGAAAGAGTAGAGGAAATGGCATGTTTGAAGAGCTTGGAAACTTTGAGATACCAATTCTGTGATCTTTCTGACTTCAAGAAGTACCTCAAATCTCCAGATGTGAGCCAACCTCTAATCACATATTTCTTCCTAATAGGACAACTAGGCGTGGATCCAACCATGGATTATTTACTTTATATGACACCAGAGGAAGTCTTTTACAAGGAAGTTTTGCTGAATAATTGCAATATCGGTGAAAAAGGAAGGTTCCTTGAGCTCCCAGAAGATGTTTCAGCTTTGTCAATTGGAAGATGCCATGATGCAAGAAGCTTATGTGATGTTTCTCCATTTAAACATGCACCTTCACTAAAGTCCTTCGTGATGTGGGAGTGTGACAGGATAGAGTGCTTAGTTTCAAAGTCAGAATCCTCCCCAGAAATATTTGAAAGACTTGAGTCTCTATACCTTAAAACTTTGAAGAACTTCTTTGTCCTCATTACAAGAGAAGGATCTGCTACACCGCCACTGCAATCTAATTCTACCTTTGCCCATCTTAAATCCTTGACAATAGGTGCATGTCCAAGCATGAAGAATCTGTTCTCCCTTGACTTGTTGCCAAATCTCAAAAACTTGGAAGTGATTGAAGTTGATGACTGTCAcaaaatggaggagataatagctatagaggaggaagaagaaggcaCTATGGTTAAAGATAGCAATAGAAGCAGCAACCGCAACACAGTTACCAATCTCTCAAAATTAAGGGCTTTGAAATTAAGCAACTTACCGGAGCTGAAGAGCATTTTCCATGGGGTAGTTATCTGTGGCTCTCTACAAGAGATTCTTGTGGTCAACTGCCCAGAGCTTAAGAGGATTCCCCTCTTTGATCCGGTCCTTGGCATTGGCCAAATACCTCTTCGAAGAATCCAAGCATATCCGAAAGAGTGGTGGGAACGAGTGGAGTGGGGCAATTCCAACAGCAAGAATGTCCTTCAGCCCCTCTGTGTGTTACAGGAGGCTTTGTATTATTAG